TCCTGTTTTTCTAAGTCATTAGAAGCTAATATTTCCTCGTTTTAACAATTCCAAAACAAAAAGGAGACACAAATTAAAATATATAAGGCTAAAGGTCGTTTTTTGAGTTTTAGTTTTTTCATGAATTACATGTTTAAGAATTTATAATTATTTTTTTATAATTAATTCTTAGAGGGGAAAATTTGACATCTCAAATCTATAAAACTATTCTTACTTTGACTAATTTTTTTATAATTGTCTTGTGTCATATAAATCTAAAAGATTCTTTCTTAGGTTAAAATAATATGCAACGATTGACGGGAGTATCAACGATAGTTTTGTGATTTAATAAATGGTAAGCTACGGTTTCATCGATACAGAATTTTTCTAAATTCCAAAACCTCGTTTTAAAACGCTCAACTGCTTCTGTGAAATCAAATATATTACTTTGCACCCCTCTTTATTGTTCATCTATTTTACTGAATAGATTCATTAAAAAGTGAATTTGTTATCGCTCTTAACGAAATGGAAGTTCTAAAAATTATCAACTAACTTTAGGAAGAATTAGAAAGATATTAAAAAAGGATGAAGTATTTTAAAGAAATAATTTGTTTTAGGTATGTTTTAGGTAAAATAAAAAAGCTGAGACTAAAATCTCAGCTTTTCCTTTGTTTACTTAGTAGCGAGAGGGGGGCACGATCCCCCGACCTCCGGGTTATGAATCCGACGCTCTAACCAACTGAGCTACCTCGCCATAAATTAAGGCTGCAAATATAAAAACAATATTATTGTCAGCAAACAGATATAAGATAAAATATTATTAAAAATTGTTATTATACTTATCAATTAATGTATATATTGGGAACATAAAATTTTTAAGGTATTTATGGACGATAAAGTTAAATTTGATATTGAATTTCCAATACATGCATCTCCTCAATTGCTGTATCAATATATTTCGACACCTTCAGGTTTATCTGAATGGTTTTCAGACAATGTAAATTCACGTGGTGAATTATTCACTTTTATATGGGATGATAGTGAAGAACAAGCAAAATTGTTAAGTAAAAAAAGTGGAGAGCGTATTAAATTTAAGTGGTTGAATGATGAAGACGATCAAACTTCGTATTTCGAAATAAGAATTCAGGTTGATGAAATTACTAAAGATGTATCATTAATGGTCACCGATTTTGCTGAAGAAGACGAAATTGAAGAAGCTAAAATGCTTTGGGAAAATCAAATTTCTGATTTAAAGCAAGTACTTGGTTCTGCTTAATTCTATATTTTAAATTATATTTGTCCCGCTCTTATTAACTAGAAGAGTGGGATTTTTTTATGACAAATTTTAATGGAAATATTCTAGAAGAAAACACGATTCTTTCAATTGAAAATAGAGGCTATAACTATGGTGATGCCTTATTTGAAACCATAAAAACAAGCTTTGGTAAAATCTTATTTTGGGAAGATCATTATTTTAGACTTATGGCGTCTATGCGTATTATGCGCATGGAAATTCCAATGAATTTTACTATGGAATATTTAGAAGAACAGATTCTTAGCACGTTGGAATCTAATAAATTATTAAAGTCTTCTGCCAGAGTAAAATTAATGGTATATAGAAATGAAGGTGGATTATATAATCCAAATTCGAATCATGTGAGTTTTATAATTTCTGTAAAACCCATTCAAGACGATTTTTATATGCTTCAAGATGATTTTTATGAAGTTGATTTGTTTAAAGATTATTATGTTTCACCGAGCTTATTATCTACATTAAAAACTAATAATAAGGCATTAAATGTAGTTGGAAGTATTTATGCAAAAGAGAACAATTTACATAATTGTTTGGTTTTAAATACAAATAAGCATGTTATTGAAGCACTAAACGGTAACGTTTTTGTTATAAAAGACAATATTATAAAAACGGCTCCAATAAGTGACGGTTGCTTAAAAGGCATCATGCGTAAACAGATTATAGATATAATAAAAAATATACCTGATTATGAGATTGTTGAAGAATCAATATCTCCATTTGAACTTCAAAAAGCCGATGAAATTTTTATAACTAATGTTATTGTTGGA
The Flavivirga spongiicola genome window above contains:
- a CDS encoding START-like domain-containing protein, translating into MDDKVKFDIEFPIHASPQLLYQYISTPSGLSEWFSDNVNSRGELFTFIWDDSEEQAKLLSKKSGERIKFKWLNDEDDQTSYFEIRIQVDEITKDVSLMVTDFAEEDEIEEAKMLWENQISDLKQVLGSA
- a CDS encoding aminotransferase class IV, coding for MTNFNGNILEENTILSIENRGYNYGDALFETIKTSFGKILFWEDHYFRLMASMRIMRMEIPMNFTMEYLEEQILSTLESNKLLKSSARVKLMVYRNEGGLYNPNSNHVSFIISVKPIQDDFYMLQDDFYEVDLFKDYYVSPSLLSTLKTNNKALNVVGSIYAKENNLHNCLVLNTNKHVIEALNGNVFVIKDNIIKTAPISDGCLKGIMRKQIIDIIKNIPDYEIVEESISPFELQKADEIFITNVIVGIQPVTKYRKKVYLNEVSKNLLQKLNVKIRLNNTN